Proteins encoded within one genomic window of Deltaproteobacteria bacterium:
- a CDS encoding HD domain-containing protein translates to MELYTGIPYQNGEITPQEAWELLQEFGVPHHIIEHSKKVAEVACFLGRELRKAGYTLELSLVEAGAFLHDVAKAHSLKTGEDHARLGGEWLRERGLYKVADIVYYHVHLPDEEMRISEIAVVNYADKRVMETTLVSIKERFEYIIRKYGVDESRKDRLNFLYERIKKLEQIIFAPLPFGPEGLLGKMAMEQEL, encoded by the coding sequence ATGGAACTATATACTGGAATCCCTTATCAAAACGGTGAGATCACCCCGCAAGAGGCCTGGGAACTCCTGCAGGAGTTCGGCGTCCCTCACCATATAATCGAACACAGCAAAAAGGTAGCCGAGGTGGCCTGCTTTCTGGGCCGTGAACTTAGAAAGGCGGGTTATACCTTGGAGCTTTCCTTGGTCGAGGCTGGGGCCTTTCTGCACGACGTTGCCAAGGCCCACAGCCTCAAAACGGGTGAGGATCACGCTCGCCTGGGAGGAGAGTGGCTCAGGGAGAGGGGGCTTTATAAGGTGGCCGATATAGTCTACTACCACGTCCACCTCCCTGACGAGGAGATGAGGATCTCCGAGATAGCGGTGGTCAACTATGCGGACAAGAGGGTGATGGAGACAACGCTGGTGAGCATTAAAGAGAGGTTCGAGTACATAATCAGGAAGTATGGAGTGGATGAAAGCAGGAAAGATCGCCTTAACTTTCTTTATGAAAGGATAAAAAAACTGGAACAAATCATCTTTGCCCCCCTTCCCTTCGGCCCCGAGGGGTTGTTGGGGAAGATGGCAATGGAGCAGGAGCTGTAG
- the hemC gene encoding hydroxymethylbilane synthase, with the protein MKKVIRIGTRGSKLALQQTAWVQGRITARYPGLPWEVVRIRTTGDKIMDVPLAKVGGKGLFVKEIEEALLRGEIDLAVHSMKDVPTELPPGLHLGAITEREDPRDVLVSREGRGLQEIPPGARIGTSSLRRKAQLLGVNPDWEIVPMRGNLDTRIRKLETKGLDAVILAAAGVCRMGLEQCITEYLPFEVMLPAVGQGALGIECRQDAEVNELIAFVHHPESAMAVRGERAFLRRLKGGCQVPIAAYGEVHEGGLLLRGMVARLDGSHLIRAEAQGEDPEEVGKRLAEDLLAQGAEEVLREIYPAYVESKP; encoded by the coding sequence ATGAAAAAGGTAATAAGGATCGGTACCCGAGGGAGTAAGCTTGCCCTGCAGCAGACCGCATGGGTGCAGGGCAGGATCACCGCGAGGTATCCAGGGCTTCCCTGGGAGGTGGTCCGGATCCGGACCACCGGAGACAAGATCATGGATGTGCCGCTGGCCAAGGTGGGGGGGAAGGGGCTCTTTGTCAAAGAGATAGAGGAGGCCCTCCTGCGCGGGGAGATAGATCTGGCTGTGCACAGCATGAAGGACGTCCCCACCGAACTTCCTCCAGGTCTTCACCTTGGGGCCATCACCGAAAGGGAGGACCCCAGGGATGTGTTGGTCTCTAGGGAGGGGCGGGGACTGCAGGAGATCCCCCCTGGGGCCAGAATCGGGACCTCCTCCCTACGCAGAAAGGCTCAGCTTTTAGGGGTCAACCCAGATTGGGAAATAGTCCCCATGCGGGGAAACCTGGACACCAGGATCAGGAAGCTGGAGACTAAGGGGCTTGATGCCGTGATCCTGGCCGCTGCCGGGGTTTGCCGAATGGGGCTGGAACAGTGCATCACCGAATACCTTCCCTTCGAGGTGATGCTCCCGGCCGTCGGCCAGGGGGCCCTGGGGATTGAGTGCCGACAGGATGCCGAGGTCAACGAGTTGATCGCCTTTGTCCATCACCCCGAAAGCGCCATGGCTGTGAGGGGGGAGAGGGCCTTTCTGCGCCGGCTGAAAGGGGGGTGTCAGGTCCCCATCGCTGCCTACGGAGAGGTGCACGAGGGGGGGCTCCTGTTGCGGGGGATGGTGGCCCGTCTTGACGGCTCCCACCTTATACGCGCTGAGGCCCAGGGGGAGGACCCTGAGGAGGTGGGGAAGAGGTTGGCCGAGGATCTCTTGGCCCAGGGGGCAGAGGAGGTCCTGCGGGAGATATATCCAGCTTACGTTGAAAGTAAACCTTAG
- a CDS encoding deoxyguanosinetriphosphate triphosphohydrolase: MVDYERRDLAPYASCSRSSKGRKYPEEFKDDRPAFERDRDRIIHCAAFRRLEYKTQVFVNHEGDYYRTRLTHSLEVAQIARGIARKLRLNEELTEAIALAHDLGHTPFGHAGESALNVLMSDYGGFEHNLQSLRVVEMLEERYPNFPGLNLTFETREGLAKHSSYHDSPSVDLSEYEMSLAPTLEAQIINLADEIAYNNHDIDDGLESSLIQMEELMEVPIWQEVYQRVERKYPHAIPKAKKYTAISHLIGLLIQDVVAQTQKAIKDSGIETLKDVRCIRRNSVSYSPQVQKDSDLLKAFLYKRLYRHWRVERMRIKAEKFITELFNAYIENPTLLPEKYQGRMAEEPAPKVVCDYIAGMTDRFALGEYKKLFDPYERV, translated from the coding sequence ATGGTCGATTATGAGCGCCGCGATCTCGCCCCTTATGCCTCCTGCAGCCGCAGCTCCAAGGGCAGGAAGTATCCAGAGGAGTTCAAGGACGATCGGCCTGCCTTCGAGAGGGATCGGGATCGGATCATCCACTGCGCCGCCTTCAGGAGGCTGGAGTATAAGACCCAGGTCTTCGTCAACCACGAGGGAGATTATTACCGGACACGCCTCACCCACTCCTTGGAAGTGGCCCAGATCGCCAGGGGGATTGCGCGTAAGCTGAGGCTCAACGAGGAGCTCACCGAGGCCATCGCCTTGGCGCATGACCTGGGACATACCCCTTTCGGCCATGCGGGAGAAAGTGCCCTAAACGTCCTGATGTCCGATTACGGAGGCTTTGAGCACAACCTCCAGAGCCTGCGGGTAGTGGAGATGCTGGAGGAGAGATATCCCAATTTCCCTGGTCTGAACCTGACCTTTGAGACGAGGGAGGGATTGGCCAAGCATTCTTCCTATCACGATTCACCATCCGTTGACCTTTCCGAATACGAGATGAGCCTGGCCCCCACCTTGGAGGCCCAGATAATAAACTTGGCCGATGAGATTGCATACAACAATCACGATATAGATGACGGGTTGGAATCGAGCCTTATCCAGATGGAGGAGCTCATGGAAGTCCCTATATGGCAGGAGGTCTACCAGAGGGTGGAGAGAAAATATCCTCATGCTATACCAAAGGCGAAAAAATATACGGCCATAAGCCACCTCATCGGCCTTCTAATCCAGGACGTAGTGGCACAGACCCAAAAAGCAATAAAAGACAGCGGCATAGAGACACTAAAAGATGTAAGATGTATAAGGAGAAACTCGGTCAGTTATAGCCCTCAAGTCCAAAAGGATAGCGACCTCTTAAAGGCATTCCTATATAAAAGGCTATACCGTCACTGGCGGGTGGAGAGGATGAGGATAAAGGCAGAAAAGTTCATAACGGAGCTTTTCAATGCCTACATAGAAAACCCCACGTTACTTCCCGAGAAATACCAGGGGCGTATGGCTGAAGAGCCCGCACCCAAGGTGGTATGCGATTATATAGCCGGGATGACCGACCGGTTTGCACTGGGTGAGTACAAAAAACTCTTCGACCCTTATGAAAGGGTGTGA
- the gyrA gene encoding DNA gyrase subunit A — MLPAKRPLPVNIEDEMRKSYMDYAMSVIIGRALPDVRDGLKPVHRRVLYAMHTLGNHWNKPFKKSARVVGDVIGKYHPHGDAAVYDTIVRMSQDFSLRYPLVQGQGNFGSVDGDSAAAMRYTEVRLTRLAHELLADIDKDTVDFGPNYDDSLQEPLLLPAPFPNLLVNGSAGIAVGMATNIPPHNLVEVIDAIVAQIEDPRITIEELMEFIPGPDFPTGSIIYGKEGIRAAYQTGKGVIHLRARALVEKQKGERDRIIITEIPYQVNKARLVEKIALLMQEKRIEGISEVRDESDRDGMRIVLELKKDEVAEVVLNQLYKLTQMQVSFGIILLAIVDNRPSVLNLKELIGHFIEHRKVVVTRRSRHELREAEARAHILQGLLKALGQIDAIIALIKGSKTPAGAKETLVKRFAFTEAQAQAILDMRLQRLTGLEREKVAEEFEGLSKEIARLRQILGDEGLLMEVIVKGLRDIQEEFGDPRQTQIIEEEGEVRLEDLILEEDMVVTITHTGYIKRTSPGLYRSQRRGGKGRLGITVKDQDFVEHIFIASTHHYILFSTDRGKVYWLKVHQIPQAAPSAKGKALVNLITLSPQERITAILPVKEFKSGISIIMATKKGMLKKTALQAFSHPRSDGIIALRLGEGDGLVAAKLSMEKREIFLGTRMGKAIRFKETQLREMGRGARGVRGINLGPHDRLVALEIIQEGAFILSVTEGGYGKRTSLSEYRCQNRGGKGVINTMVSEKNGPVVGILQVVEEDEVILITDKGKVLRLSVEDVPLRGRNTIGVRLIGLEEGARVVGLAKLVEKEKKDLT; from the coding sequence ATGCTTCCTGCCAAAAGGCCTTTGCCGGTGAATATCGAAGATGAGATGCGCAAATCCTATATGGATTATGCCATGAGCGTCATCATCGGGCGGGCCCTCCCGGATGTGCGGGATGGACTCAAGCCCGTACACCGGCGAGTCCTCTATGCCATGCACACACTCGGAAACCATTGGAACAAACCCTTCAAGAAATCGGCCCGGGTGGTGGGAGACGTTATCGGGAAATACCACCCCCATGGGGACGCTGCGGTCTACGATACCATCGTCAGGATGTCCCAGGACTTTTCTCTACGCTACCCCCTTGTGCAAGGGCAAGGCAACTTCGGCTCAGTGGACGGGGACTCTGCAGCTGCCATGAGGTATACAGAGGTCAGGCTCACCCGCTTGGCCCATGAACTACTGGCAGACATCGATAAGGATACGGTAGACTTTGGGCCCAACTATGACGATTCCCTTCAGGAACCCCTGCTTCTGCCAGCCCCTTTCCCTAACCTCCTAGTCAATGGCTCAGCAGGCATCGCCGTGGGGATGGCCACGAATATACCACCCCACAACCTAGTTGAGGTCATCGACGCCATCGTGGCCCAGATAGAGGATCCGAGAATAACCATCGAGGAGTTGATGGAGTTCATCCCTGGGCCCGACTTCCCCACCGGTTCCATCATCTATGGGAAGGAGGGGATTAGGGCGGCCTATCAGACGGGTAAGGGGGTCATCCATCTCCGGGCCCGGGCCTTGGTGGAGAAGCAAAAGGGGGAGCGTGATCGGATCATCATCACTGAGATCCCCTATCAGGTGAACAAGGCCCGCCTAGTGGAGAAAATCGCCCTGTTGATGCAAGAGAAGCGCATCGAGGGGATCTCCGAAGTAAGGGATGAGTCCGATCGAGATGGTATGAGGATAGTATTGGAGCTCAAAAAGGACGAGGTGGCTGAGGTGGTACTCAACCAACTCTATAAGCTCACCCAGATGCAGGTCTCCTTCGGGATCATCCTCCTGGCCATAGTGGACAACAGGCCTTCCGTTTTAAATTTAAAGGAACTTATCGGCCATTTTATCGAACATCGCAAGGTGGTAGTCACCCGTCGCTCCCGCCACGAACTGCGTGAGGCCGAGGCCCGTGCCCACATCCTGCAAGGGCTGCTGAAGGCCTTGGGCCAGATAGATGCCATTATCGCCCTGATCAAGGGTTCAAAAACACCAGCTGGGGCGAAGGAAACACTGGTTAAAAGATTCGCATTCACCGAGGCTCAGGCTCAGGCCATCTTGGACATGCGGCTGCAACGCCTCACTGGCTTGGAACGAGAGAAGGTCGCCGAAGAGTTCGAAGGGCTGAGCAAGGAGATCGCTAGGCTTAGACAGATCCTCGGCGATGAAGGGCTCTTGATGGAGGTGATCGTCAAGGGGCTACGGGATATCCAAGAGGAGTTCGGTGACCCCCGTCAGACACAGATCATCGAGGAGGAGGGGGAAGTTCGTCTGGAAGACCTCATCCTGGAGGAGGATATGGTGGTCACCATAACGCATACCGGCTATATCAAGAGGACGTCGCCTGGACTTTATCGCAGCCAACGCCGAGGTGGGAAGGGGAGGTTGGGTATCACTGTAAAGGATCAGGACTTCGTGGAACACATCTTTATCGCCTCCACCCACCATTACATCCTCTTTTCTACCGATAGAGGTAAGGTCTATTGGTTGAAGGTGCATCAAATACCCCAGGCTGCCCCCTCAGCCAAGGGTAAGGCCCTGGTCAACCTCATCACCCTCTCTCCCCAGGAGAGGATAACGGCCATCCTCCCGGTTAAGGAGTTCAAGTCAGGAATATCCATCATCATGGCTACCAAAAAAGGGATGTTGAAAAAGACCGCCCTGCAGGCCTTCAGTCATCCGCGCTCCGACGGTATCATCGCCCTACGCCTGGGGGAAGGGGATGGTCTGGTAGCTGCTAAGCTCTCTATGGAGAAGAGGGAGATCTTTTTGGGGACGCGCATGGGAAAGGCGATTAGGTTCAAGGAGACTCAGCTTAGGGAGATGGGCAGAGGAGCCAGAGGGGTTAGGGGGATCAACCTCGGGCCGCATGACCGCTTGGTCGCCTTGGAAATCATCCAAGAGGGGGCCTTTATCCTCAGCGTGACCGAAGGGGGCTACGGGAAAAGGACCTCTTTATCAGAGTACAGGTGTCAAAACCGGGGAGGGAAAGGGGTGATCAACACCATGGTCTCCGAGAAGAATGGACCAGTAGTGGGTATTCTGCAGGTTGTGGAGGAGGACGAGGTGATCTTGATTACAGATAAAGGTAAGGTATTGAGACTCTCGGTGGAAGACGTCCCCCTGCGGGGGAGAAATACCATAGGGGTCAGGCTCATCGGCCTGGAGGAAGGGGCAAGGGTGGTGGGTTTGGCAAAACTCGTGGAAAAAGAGAAAAAGGACTTGACCTAG
- a CDS encoding PHP domain-containing protein has protein sequence MKIDLHIHSKDGSDGRWSLEEIFAEAKRRQIDLISITDHDAIHAQGHALELAQSYGIQYLTGVELNVTFSHPDYNKAKPISLDFLGYQYDIHNPSLVEKLKTIRDYRKRRAEKILENLNREFVKEGLPEFTSADLDAIQASVDGAFGRPHIANYMIKKDIVATKQEAFGRYLIKCDVPKMPLSLKEASELIRGAGGRILLAHPNDPNGTSLVNLSPSLKEQQQIIQDAMMDYIDGVECWHSRHDKKTAEAYLAFAREMGLMVSGGSDCHQQPVLMGEVDVPDYVGKQFVL, from the coding sequence ATGAAGATAGATCTTCACATACACTCGAAAGACGGCTCGGACGGGCGCTGGAGCCTGGAGGAAATCTTTGCAGAGGCAAAGAGAAGGCAGATCGATCTGATCTCGATCACCGACCACGATGCCATCCACGCTCAGGGACACGCCCTTGAGCTGGCCCAATCCTACGGCATCCAGTATCTCACTGGGGTGGAATTGAACGTGACGTTCTCCCATCCGGACTATAATAAAGCTAAACCCATCTCCCTGGATTTTCTCGGATATCAGTACGATATCCACAATCCTTCTTTGGTTGAGAAACTAAAGACCATCAGAGACTATAGGAAGAGGCGGGCAGAGAAGATCCTGGAGAACCTGAATCGCGAATTCGTCAAAGAAGGCCTACCGGAGTTTACCTCTGCGGACCTCGATGCGATCCAGGCCAGTGTTGACGGGGCCTTCGGCAGGCCCCACATCGCCAATTACATGATCAAAAAGGACATTGTGGCCACCAAACAGGAGGCATTTGGCCGATATCTGATCAAGTGCGATGTGCCCAAGATGCCATTGAGTTTGAAGGAGGCCTCTGAACTCATCCGTGGTGCAGGAGGAAGGATTCTGCTCGCCCACCCCAACGATCCGAACGGCACCTCTCTGGTGAATCTGAGCCCCTCGCTGAAGGAACAGCAACAGATTATTCAAGATGCCATGATGGACTATATCGACGGGGTTGAGTGCTGGCACTCCCGGCATGACAAAAAGACCGCGGAGGCATACCTGGCCTTTGCCCGGGAGATGGGGCTCATGGTCTCCGGAGGTTCCGACTGCCATCAGCAGCCCGTGCTCATGGGAGAGGTGGATGTACCGGATTATGTGGGGAAACAATTTGTGTTATAG
- a CDS encoding AAA family ATPase, translating to MRESFKEFVKKEIVDDAVLIACGLPATNKTETTEVIARLKGYEMLRTDLIRQEVLKGEDIFDEKVASNMDKRKMVYEKMFSMADDLASQGKGVILDATFISQKLRIRAAEVASKNNRAFIIQQTQCPEDYSLNKISKRTKENYESNALTPQAYFNNKERFEPVDLNELKGRFPNLSIVHLLVDTASDSEDEWYVIDKITR from the coding sequence ATGAGAGAATCATTTAAGGAATTTGTTAAGAAGGAAATTGTGGATGATGCTGTCCTGATCGCCTGCGGGCTTCCCGCCACCAACAAGACTGAGACCACGGAGGTCATCGCACGGCTAAAGGGCTATGAGATGTTGCGCACGGATCTCATTCGCCAAGAGGTGCTCAAGGGGGAGGACATCTTTGATGAAAAGGTGGCCTCGAATATGGATAAGCGAAAGATGGTCTATGAAAAGATGTTTTCCATGGCAGACGATCTCGCCTCCCAGGGCAAAGGGGTCATTCTGGATGCCACCTTCATCAGCCAGAAGCTCAGGATAAGGGCTGCGGAGGTGGCCTCGAAAAACAACAGGGCCTTTATTATCCAGCAGACCCAGTGTCCTGAAGACTATTCCCTCAACAAGATCTCAAAGAGGACAAAGGAGAATTATGAATCCAATGCCTTGACTCCACAGGCATATTTCAACAACAAGGAGAGATTTGAACCCGTCGACCTCAATGAGCTGAAGGGGCGCTTCCCAAACCTTTCCATCGTGCATCTTTTGGTTGACACAGCCTCGGATTCAGAAGACGAGTGGTATGTGATCGACAAGATCACCAGGTAA
- a CDS encoding DUF362 domain-containing protein, translated as MVSVQGKAPEQMLRAALEALGGLKPLVGGGKDALIKPNFVFPQPFPITTDPEMIFLMTHLLRESGASGVEVFDSPGTYLVGTERETFDFYDLIHKGKERGITVTYGDAGRRREYVKTRKEGWRAYQEIIVHKKVYQAQVIVNMPCLKRHHTSFLTCALKNNFGAIYGPQRWDAHIRGEGFRKGIKGASERAKTPFRDETHFMTALAEFADAVRPELSIVDARTILIKGGPTRGKGELKKGVNRFILSGDIVALDTYCSRIMEEHDETYTTEMILPYLRVAERLGLGTMDLNKVKVIELRV; from the coding sequence GTGGTCTCTGTCCAGGGGAAGGCCCCGGAGCAGATGCTCCGCGCCGCATTGGAGGCCCTGGGTGGCCTCAAGCCTCTGGTGGGGGGTGGAAAGGATGCCCTCATCAAGCCCAACTTTGTCTTCCCCCAGCCTTTCCCCATAACCACAGATCCGGAGATGATCTTTTTGATGACCCACCTCCTGCGGGAGTCAGGGGCCTCAGGGGTGGAGGTCTTCGACTCCCCGGGGACCTACCTGGTAGGAACCGAGCGGGAGACCTTTGACTTCTATGACCTCATACACAAAGGAAAGGAAAGAGGGATTACAGTCACCTACGGTGATGCGGGCCGCCGCCGGGAATATGTGAAGACCAGAAAGGAGGGGTGGCGGGCTTACCAGGAGATCATCGTGCACAAGAAGGTTTATCAAGCCCAGGTAATCGTCAACATGCCCTGCCTTAAGAGGCACCATACTTCCTTCCTGACCTGCGCCCTGAAGAACAACTTTGGTGCCATCTATGGGCCCCAGCGCTGGGATGCTCACATCCGGGGAGAGGGTTTCCGAAAGGGGATCAAAGGGGCTAGTGAGAGGGCCAAGACCCCTTTCCGGGATGAAACCCACTTCATGACTGCTCTGGCCGAGTTCGCCGATGCGGTGCGCCCCGAACTTTCCATCGTGGACGCCAGGACCATCCTCATCAAAGGAGGCCCCACCAGGGGGAAGGGAGAGCTCAAGAAGGGGGTCAACAGGTTCATCCTGAGCGGTGATATAGTGGCCTTGGACACCTACTGCTCGCGGATCATGGAGGAGCACGACGAGACCTACACCACCGAGATGATACTGCCCTACCTGAGAGTGGCCGAGAGGCTAGGGCTGGGGACCATGGACCTGAACAAGGTGAAGGTGATCGAGCTAAGGGTATAA
- a CDS encoding B12-binding domain-containing radical SAM protein, giving the protein MKARIKLELITPAVEDNAPIPNLSLATVAALTPPEVEISFTDDLVNPIDLDGDLKDVDLVGITCSTKTAPRAYEIARSYREQGTPVVLGGIHPTAMPEEALGHCDAVVVGEAEESWPSLIEDFQRGKLERIYRQGGFTPPEQIPQARRDIYNPKDYFPIDSLQATRGCPYLCDFCSVRRFFGGTFRYRPLEDVIEEIRSLHHKVIMFADDNIVGHPRYSRELLEALIPLRKRWIGQASLAGLEDEEMIKLMVKSGCVGLLIGFESISEENIKLSRKYQNRPAEYQGIIHNLHRHGIAIWASFLFGFDHDDKEIFGRTVRFAIEAKFFSVVFAILTPYPGTALYERLNEEGRLTDERWWLLKDQEAYAPHFHPRGMTREELREGWEWAWQEYYSYPSILRRFQWEYPPTLVNKAIYFPFNLIQRRFVRKKILRGERLRWTKVPWKSGTAQPWTLM; this is encoded by the coding sequence ATGAAGGCGCGGATAAAATTGGAGCTCATCACCCCGGCGGTGGAGGACAATGCCCCCATCCCCAACCTCTCCCTCGCCACGGTGGCCGCCCTGACCCCGCCCGAGGTTGAGATCTCCTTCACCGATGACCTCGTCAACCCTATCGACCTGGATGGCGACCTGAAAGACGTGGACCTAGTGGGGATCACCTGCTCTACCAAGACCGCCCCCAGGGCCTACGAGATCGCCAGGTCCTATCGCGAGCAGGGAACTCCCGTAGTCCTGGGGGGAATCCACCCCACGGCCATGCCCGAAGAGGCCCTGGGGCACTGCGATGCCGTGGTGGTAGGGGAGGCAGAGGAGAGCTGGCCCTCCCTGATAGAGGACTTCCAAAGGGGAAAACTGGAGCGGATCTATCGGCAGGGGGGGTTCACCCCTCCGGAACAGATCCCTCAGGCCCGCCGCGACATCTACAACCCCAAGGACTACTTTCCCATTGACTCCCTGCAGGCCACCCGAGGTTGCCCCTATCTGTGTGACTTCTGCTCTGTGAGGAGGTTTTTCGGGGGGACCTTTCGCTACCGCCCCTTAGAGGATGTAATAGAGGAGATCCGCTCCCTGCATCACAAGGTGATCATGTTTGCCGATGACAATATCGTGGGCCACCCCCGCTACTCCAGAGAGCTACTAGAGGCCCTCATCCCCCTGCGGAAGAGGTGGATCGGCCAGGCCTCCCTGGCCGGCTTAGAGGATGAGGAAATGATCAAGCTCATGGTGAAAAGCGGCTGTGTGGGGCTTCTCATCGGCTTTGAGTCCATCTCCGAGGAAAACATCAAACTATCGAGAAAGTATCAGAACCGGCCTGCTGAATATCAGGGGATCATTCACAACCTGCACCGGCACGGCATCGCCATCTGGGCCTCCTTTCTGTTCGGCTTCGACCACGATGACAAAGAAATCTTTGGACGGACGGTACGCTTCGCCATAGAGGCCAAGTTCTTCTCGGTGGTCTTCGCAATCCTCACCCCCTACCCCGGCACCGCCCTCTACGAACGCCTAAATGAGGAAGGGAGGCTGACCGATGAGAGGTGGTGGTTATTAAAGGATCAGGAAGCCTACGCCCCCCATTTCCACCCCCGGGGGATGACCAGGGAGGAGCTCCGGGAGGGGTGGGAATGGGCCTGGCAGGAGTACTATTCCTATCCCTCCATCCTGAGGAGGTTTCAGTGGGAGTATCCGCCCACCTTGGTCAACAAAGCTATCTACTTCCCTTTTAACCTCATTCAACGTCGCTTCGTCCGCAAAAAGATCCTCAGGGGGGAGAGGCTCAGGTGGACCAAGGTTCCCTGGAAGAGTGGAACGGCTCAGCCTTGGACGTTGATGTGA
- a CDS encoding DUF362 domain-containing protein encodes MASTVYFADLRAEVKRNLLDKVGELLERVELPKRIRPKGTVAIKLHFGERGNTAYIRPIFLRRIVERVKELGGKPFLTDTNTLYGGTRSDAVSHLITAVENGFSFSVVMAPIIIADGLRGNASVRVPIEGKTYHEVSIAHEIYFADSLLVATHFKGHELTGFGGAIKNVGMGCASRKGKLSQHSTVAPKVKRKACVGCGTCVEWCAHGAIEIKDEKAFIDPDRCVGCGECYVICPQGAIKIQWDEVAPEFQRKMVEYAAGALKNKGERVAFVSFVTQVSPYCDCYGHSDAPIVGDVGILASDDPVAIDQASVDLVRAQPGNPHSPYTTGLPPGEDKFRAVHREVDWEVQLAYGEEMGLGSRGYELVRI; translated from the coding sequence ATGGCGAGCACGGTCTATTTCGCTGACCTTAGGGCCGAGGTCAAAAGAAATCTTCTGGACAAGGTGGGGGAGTTATTAGAGAGGGTGGAGCTCCCCAAGAGGATCAGGCCCAAGGGGACGGTGGCCATCAAGCTCCACTTCGGCGAGCGGGGAAACACCGCCTATATCAGGCCCATCTTCCTGCGCCGGATCGTCGAGCGGGTGAAGGAACTGGGGGGGAAGCCCTTTCTCACCGACACCAACACCCTCTATGGTGGCACCAGGTCCGATGCGGTCTCCCATCTCATAACGGCGGTGGAGAACGGCTTTTCCTTCTCTGTGGTGATGGCCCCGATCATTATTGCAGACGGCCTGAGGGGTAACGCCTCTGTTCGGGTACCAATAGAGGGGAAGACCTACCATGAAGTGAGCATCGCCCATGAGATCTACTTTGCTGATTCTCTGCTTGTGGCGACGCACTTTAAAGGTCACGAACTCACCGGCTTTGGTGGGGCTATAAAAAACGTGGGTATGGGGTGTGCCAGCCGGAAGGGGAAGCTGAGCCAGCACTCCACCGTAGCACCGAAGGTGAAGAGGAAAGCGTGTGTTGGCTGTGGAACCTGCGTCGAGTGGTGTGCGCATGGGGCCATCGAGATAAAGGACGAGAAGGCCTTTATCGACCCTGATAGGTGTGTGGGGTGTGGAGAGTGTTATGTGATCTGCCCGCAGGGGGCCATCAAGATCCAGTGGGATGAGGTTGCTCCGGAATTCCAGCGCAAGATGGTGGAGTATGCGGCGGGGGCGTTGAAAAATAAAGGGGAGAGGGTGGCGTTTGTGAGCTTTGTCACCCAGGTAAGCCCGTACTGCGACTGCTACGGACACAGCGATGCCCCCATCGTGGGGGATGTGGGGATCCTCGCCTCAGATGACCCGGTGGCCATTGACCAGGCCTCTGTCGATTTGGTAAGGGCGCAACCGGGCAACCCGCACTCACCGTATACGACAGGGCTCCCCCCCGGGGAGGACAAGTTCCGGGCGGTACATCGGGAGGTAGACTGGGAGGTCCAGTTGGCATATGGTGAGGAGATGGGGCTGGGCAGTAGGGGGTATGAGCTGGTGAGGATATGA